TTACATGTTGCGCTCAAAGATCAATTAAGCTCCCGGGAGCCAGCCATGCCCGACATCCGCACGTTCCTGACGTTCAACGACCAGGCCGAACAAGCCGCCCGCTTTTACACCTCGGTGTTCCCCAACTCCGAGATCACACGCATCGCCCGCTACCCCGACTTGGGCCCCCAGGCGCCCTTCACCGCCGGCAGCGTCATGACCGTCGAGTTTACCCTCGATGGGCGCCCCTTCACCGCCTTGAACCGCGGACCGCAATTCAGCTTCAACCAAGGCATCTCGATCGCCGTGTTGTGCGATACCCAGGACCACGTCGACGATTACTGGGGCAAGTTCGAGGCCGCCGGCGGGACGCCCGTCGCCTGCGGCTGGATCACCGACCACTTCGGCGTGTCCTGGCAGATCAATCCCAAGCGGCTGATCGACCTCATCACCGATGACGACGGCGCAAGGGCCGCCAGGGCCATGCAGGCGATGATGGGGATGGTGAAGATCGAGACCAGAGCCCTGGAAGAAGCCGTGGCCGACTGAGGCCTTCCGGCGCTGCCCAAGAAAGCAACAAGCCCCGCACGCTTAAGGCATGCGGGGCTTGCCCATAAATCGGGGTGACAGGATTCGAACCTGCGACCTTTTGACCCCCAGTCAAACGCGCTAACCAAGCTGCGCCACACCCCGGGTGCTACCCCATGCCGGCCGCCCCTGACGAGACCGCCCGCACGGGCCTCGATGCTATGCCCCCTGCCGGCCCGAGGCCGCTCGAAGCCGCTCGAAGCCACCGGCCCGCCCGCCACGGCCGAAGAAAAGAGCCCTCCCGGCGTCCGGGAGGGCCCGATCAAGGCTCACGCATCAGTCCGCGGGCTCAGCAGCCGGCGGCAAACTCGTTCTGGAAGGCCAGGAAGTCGAAGATGTCCAGCGTGCCGTTGCCGTCGAAGTCGGCCGAGGGGTCGCCGGCTCCAAAGGCATTCTGGAAGGCCAGGAAATCGAAGATGTCCAGCGTGCCGTTGCCGTCGAAGTCGGCCCGGCAAGCCGAGCCGCCATCGACGATGATCCGGAACGCATCGACGCCGGCCTCGGTCACCGAGTCATTGGGGGTGTCGTTGGCCACGAAACGGACGCGGAACTCGCTGGTCACGTCGACCACGTCCGACACGCGCACCGAGACCTGCACCCAGCCCGAAGGATCGTGCGAGGTGAAGTCGGCGCCCGACCAGGTCAGGCCGCCGTTGTCCGAGAACTGCACCAGGAAATCATCGGTCACGCCGTTGACGCTCTGGAACCAGCGGGCGTAGGAGACGATCGCGTCGCCATAGGCCGAAAGATCGAACTCGGGACTCACCAGGATGGTCGGCCCACCGTCGACGTCACTGTTGCCATCGACGTTATCGGTCACCCAGGCCTGACCCGAGCCATCGAAGTCGGCGGGCGGATCCTGGCGATCGCCGCCACCTGCGGGCACACCGCGATCCCATGCGCCATCGGACAGCGACGTGGACTCGACAGTCCACCCCGCGGCGGTCTCGAAGTCGAACGACACGAATTCCTCGCCCACCAGCACCGGGAAGCCGCCCTCGGAGGGAACCCGAACGGTGTCGCCCGTGTCGGCATCGGCCGTCACGAAGTAAGCAAGATCGGTCAGCCCGGGCTGACCGGGAATCGTCGCGACGTACTCGTCGCCATCGGGCGTAAGCGACACCATCTGCGTGTCGCCGTCGATGATCAGGCCCAGCATCTCCGTTCCC
This window of the Phycisphaerales bacterium genome carries:
- a CDS encoding VOC family protein encodes the protein MPDIRTFLTFNDQAEQAARFYTSVFPNSEITRIARYPDLGPQAPFTAGSVMTVEFTLDGRPFTALNRGPQFSFNQGISIAVLCDTQDHVDDYWGKFEAAGGTPVACGWITDHFGVSWQINPKRLIDLITDDDGARAARAMQAMMGMVKIETRALEEAVAD